The Sulfurihydrogenibium sp. YO3AOP1 genome has a window encoding:
- the lexA gene encoding transcriptional repressor LexA has protein sequence MTKRQKEILDFIIEYYQKNGYYPTLMEIAKHFNLSAVSTIHEHLQKLEQEGYIKRSGKGKIEIVEKSPKNENSFIFPYYGTISAGKPIAIENQTFEYIDLSDILRCENCYALRVKGNSMIGEFILNDDIIIVENRKEALNGEIVVAVIDGEETTLKKFYNLGNGYIKLVPANPDYEPMIYEADRVEIQGVLKGIVRSFKGLKKGALYDEE, from the coding sequence ATGACAAAGAGACAGAAAGAAATCTTAGACTTTATCATTGAGTATTATCAGAAAAATGGATATTATCCTACTTTGATGGAAATTGCAAAACATTTTAATCTTTCTGCTGTATCCACAATTCATGAACATCTCCAAAAGTTAGAGCAAGAGGGATATATAAAAAGATCCGGTAAGGGAAAAATTGAGATAGTTGAGAAGTCTCCAAAAAATGAAAATTCGTTTATTTTTCCATACTATGGAACAATCTCAGCAGGTAAGCCTATAGCTATAGAAAACCAAACTTTTGAGTATATAGATTTGTCTGACATTTTAAGATGTGAAAACTGCTACGCTTTAAGAGTAAAAGGTAATTCCATGATAGGTGAGTTTATTTTAAATGATGATATCATCATCGTTGAAAACAGAAAAGAAGCACTAAACGGTGAAATAGTTGTGGCGGTTATTGATGGAGAGGAGACGACCTTGAAAAAATTTTATAACTTAGGAAATGGCTATATTAAGCTTGTTCCTGCAAATCCAGACTATGAGCCTATGATTTATGAAGCTGATAGAGTAGAAATACAAGGTGTTTTGAAGGGCATTGTAAGAAGCTTTAAAGGTTTAAAAAAGGGGGCGTTGTATGATGAAGAGTAA
- a CDS encoding IS200/IS605 family accessory protein TnpB-related protein translates to MITLQCQLEFENRQDKEIILDLMRRFSSASRYAYQRLLEGKKRKDLKKQLSRLFNINTRYSDDAIFLAQSIILLYKERQQNPKKVIFGSRKLFEQLKKNHLTGKRRKELKAKWKESRQGNLYSRGDKSKQGNLNLRFHRINNELYLRINTGDRQYIYARVIRSVKREKNKWIDFVFMLENAYQTDEWFAYSVRLKTKNSKIYAFISIEEKLPPITIKRDNGIIGIDVNAYPFHLALSFTSKDGNLEKYQSINLNELLEANSEKRQYLEWLIAHKIIKIAKKENKAIAIENLNKLPKGKRGDGFAKLRSKLQKWSYKRLLDKIEILAKRNGIEIRKVNPAYTSVIGKLKYSPQYNIDKDIAGAYVIARRGLGYKEKLPKNYKELLNDIDFLSYTIARIEDSITKLKQKIKEEKNEYKRSKIKSKLAKLRKNLKTLQNHVSRFTSPVSRSESGKSKTATQHPVNQRKEQVRGLPTGRHKSWQVLSIALAFCCFERSYRDLSPLNRVIVSKDWTVVANRLAPVLGAGTMTLPKYRLLGSEVSEMAEYKYPNPSCSFIQFG, encoded by the coding sequence ATGATAACCTTGCAATGCCAACTTGAGTTTGAAAATAGGCAAGATAAAGAGATTATATTAGATTTAATGCGTAGATTCTCATCAGCAAGTAGATACGCATATCAAAGATTATTAGAAGGCAAAAAAAGAAAAGATTTAAAAAAGCAGTTATCAAGATTGTTTAATATAAATACAAGATATTCAGATGATGCTATATTCTTAGCACAGTCAATAATTTTGTTATACAAAGAAAGACAGCAAAATCCAAAAAAAGTTATCTTTGGTTCAAGGAAATTATTTGAGCAACTAAAGAAAAATCATTTAACAGGAAAAAGAAGAAAAGAGTTAAAAGCAAAATGGAAAGAAAGCAGACAAGGGAATTTGTATTCAAGAGGAGATAAATCTAAGCAAGGAAATCTAAATTTAAGATTTCATCGGATTAATAATGAGCTTTACTTGAGAATAAACACAGGAGATAGACAATATATCTACGCAAGAGTAATTAGAAGCGTTAAAAGGGAAAAAAATAAATGGATAGATTTTGTGTTTATGTTAGAAAATGCATATCAGACAGATGAATGGTTTGCGTATAGTGTTAGATTAAAAACAAAAAACAGCAAAATATACGCTTTTATATCCATAGAAGAAAAACTACCACCTATTACAATCAAAAGAGACAATGGTATTATAGGCATAGATGTAAACGCATATCCATTTCATCTTGCACTATCTTTTACAAGTAAAGATGGAAATTTAGAGAAATATCAAAGCATTAATTTAAATGAATTATTAGAAGCAAACTCAGAAAAAAGACAGTACTTAGAATGGCTAATAGCACATAAGATAATAAAGATAGCAAAAAAAGAGAATAAAGCTATCGCTATCGAAAATTTAAATAAACTACCAAAAGGTAAAAGAGGAGATGGATTTGCAAAGCTAAGAAGTAAATTACAGAAATGGAGCTATAAAAGATTATTAGACAAAATAGAAATATTAGCAAAAAGAAACGGGATAGAAATAAGAAAAGTCAATCCTGCATATACATCAGTAATTGGAAAGCTAAAATACTCGCCACAATACAACATAGACAAAGACATAGCAGGAGCTTACGTAATAGCAAGAAGAGGATTAGGATATAAAGAAAAATTACCAAAAAATTATAAAGAACTGTTAAATGATATTGATTTTCTGTCATACACCATCGCAAGAATTGAAGATAGTATTACAAAATTAAAACAAAAGATAAAAGAAGAGAAAAATGAATATAAGAGAAGCAAAATTAAAAGCAAATTAGCAAAACTAAGAAAAAACCTAAAAACACTACAAAACCACGTCTCACGTTTCACGTCTCCCGTTTCACGTTCAGAAAGTGGAAAGAGCAAGACAGCTACCCAACATCCTGTCAACCAACGGAAGGAACAGGTGAGGGGTCTGCCTACAGGTAGACATAAAAGCTGGCAAGTTCTTTCCATAGCCTTAGCCTTCTGCTGTTTTGAAAGATCGTATAGAGATCTTTCTCCTTTGAATCGTGTAATCGTTTCAAAGGATTGGACAGTAGTGGCTAATAGGTTAGCTCCTGTACTTGGTGCAGGGACTATGACACTTCCCAAATACCGCCTGTTGGGGTCGGAAGTGTCTGAAATGGCGGAATACAAATACCCCAACCCAAGCTGTAGTTTTATACAGTTTGGTTGA
- a CDS encoding carbohydrate porin: protein MKKATAIFLSVLTVAYFSTANSLEDRVNQLEQKVKQLEDRLNQLEGRPIIQNKQKESILLNENKPAVEYVLLEKKFHKGENKLYDRDDKILFVFNITSNFKKDVDVIYGNLIVYDKNGNELLVQPIKVYKPLDILKTNKIRPGETFRKTLEIIYEDDKPNLRYVKDASLNEIKVELKFNKVEFSDGSIEFLN from the coding sequence ATGAAAAAAGCAACTGCCATCTTTTTAAGCGTCTTAACAGTAGCATATTTTTCAACAGCTAACAGCTTAGAAGATAGGGTAAATCAACTTGAACAAAAAGTTAAACAGCTCGAAGACAGACTTAACCAGTTGGAAGGCAGACCTATCATTCAAAATAAACAAAAAGAATCTATACTTCTAAATGAAAATAAGCCGGCAGTTGAATATGTTTTATTAGAAAAAAAATTCCATAAAGGCGAGAATAAACTTTATGATAGAGACGATAAGATACTGTTTGTTTTTAACATTACAAGCAATTTTAAAAAAGATGTAGATGTGATTTATGGAAACCTTATTGTTTATGATAAAAATGGAAACGAGCTGTTAGTTCAACCTATAAAAGTTTATAAACCATTAGATATACTAAAAACCAACAAAATTAGACCGGGAGAAACCTTTAGAAAGACATTAGAAATTATCTATGAAGATGATAAGCCAAATTTAAGATATGTTAAAGATGCAAGCTTAAACGAAATTAAAGTAGAGCTTAAGTTTAATAAAGTTGAATTTTCTGATGGTAGTATAGAATTTTTAAACTGA
- a CDS encoding IS110 family transposase gives MNSYKIVIGVDVSKNSFTATVLYDNKKETFEVKSDPVEFEMKVKPYLKKFKKSDMLIIMEHTGVYHLKLANYLYENDYKVAVVNPFSIKKFMEAKMTRVKTDKADSFFIAEYGRTFFDGELYKPKSDVEKEIEVKLKILEDLQQQLTMLRNKRESLSHVPMKKLKENLEYYDELIRKIEKNIKELEKEIKELSKKNYQEEYKLLKSIPGISDRTIGMIISVYGNFERFKSVKDISSFIGINPSPYESAACVKKSGWIKKMGNPYARKILYMAALSAIRFNKYCRELYERLVSKGKAKKLALVAVAHKLLRQAYGVLKNKRPFDENFCT, from the coding sequence ATGAACAGCTACAAAATTGTTATAGGAGTTGATGTATCTAAAAACTCATTCACTGCTACAGTTTTGTATGATAACAAGAAAGAAACTTTTGAAGTTAAATCTGACCCAGTTGAGTTTGAAATGAAAGTAAAGCCTTACCTTAAGAAGTTTAAAAAGTCAGATATGCTTATCATAATGGAGCATACGGGAGTTTACCATTTAAAGCTTGCTAATTATCTGTATGAAAATGACTATAAAGTAGCAGTAGTAAATCCATTTTCAATAAAGAAATTTATGGAAGCTAAAATGACAAGAGTTAAAACAGATAAAGCTGATTCATTCTTTATAGCAGAGTATGGAAGAACGTTTTTCGATGGAGAGCTTTATAAACCAAAATCAGATGTAGAAAAAGAAATAGAAGTAAAACTAAAGATATTGGAAGACTTACAACAGCAGCTTACAATGCTAAGAAACAAAAGAGAATCATTAAGTCATGTACCAATGAAAAAATTGAAAGAGAATTTAGAATATTACGATGAGCTAATTAGAAAAATAGAAAAAAACATAAAAGAACTTGAGAAAGAGATAAAAGAATTGTCTAAGAAGAATTATCAAGAGGAATACAAACTTTTAAAAAGTATACCTGGTATAAGTGATAGGACTATAGGAATGATAATATCAGTATATGGAAATTTTGAAAGATTTAAGAGTGTAAAAGATATATCGAGTTTTATAGGAATTAATCCAAGCCCATATGAAAGTGCAGCATGTGTAAAGAAAAGTGGCTGGATAAAAAAGATGGGAAATCCATATGCAAGAAAGATATTATACATGGCAGCATTATCAGCAATAAGGTTTAACAAATACTGCAGAGAATTATACGAAAGATTAGTAAGTAAAGGTAAGGCTAAAAAGTTAGCATTAGTAGCTGTAGCACATAAGTTATTAAGGCAGGCATATGGTGTATTAAAGAATAAAAGACCATTTGATGAAAATTTTTGTACTTGA